One genomic window of Manihot esculenta cultivar AM560-2 chromosome 16, M.esculenta_v8, whole genome shotgun sequence includes the following:
- the LOC110604077 gene encoding uncharacterized protein LOC110604077 yields the protein MEGNEISWELNSVPALVRVEIMSFISSEMISNLSSDPLFSCIITLYTLILLYFPHALKICVSLILIVTALLILFLLRLGAIQSREPEKNEKKDCIESEENRDGNFHEEEKSGVLAKVDKWVVFQDETFCDPNSRSDFEVSFVEWNVRAPLEVIHEAYEGEEEDEDDNENNQDSDPTRSAALQRYPSLSMYYPDTDSDTSSDGDFSLNGVWDSPESVCFRWEEEDRAGLLIEIALESNSNDKKLSGLGSGFQVEEDNLIEIDLSPHKNEAFYSEMKLDEEKMLMLIN from the coding sequence ATGGAAGGAAATGAAATCTCATGGGAATTGAATTCTGTTCCAGCTTTAGTTCGTGTGGAGATCATGAGTTTCATTTCCTCTGAAATGATTTCCAATCTCTCATCTGATCCTCTGTTCTCTTGCATTATCACTCTGTACACTCTAATTCTACTCTATTTTCCTCACGCTCTGAAAATCTGTGTTTCCCTGATTCTGATTGTCACTGCTCTTCTTATTCTCTTTCTTCTCCGCCTAGGAGCCATTCAGAGTCGAGAGCCTGAGAAAAATGAGAAGAAAGACTGCATTGAAAGCGAAGAAAACAGGGATGGAAATTtccatgaagaagaaaagtctGGTGTTTTAGCCAAAGTAGACAAATGGGTCGTATTCCAAGATGAAACATTTTGTGATCCGAATTCAAGATCGGATTTTGAAGTTTCATTTGTTGAATGGAACGTGAGGGCGCCATTGGAGGTCATACATGAAGCTTACgaaggagaagaggaagacGAAGATGACAATGAGAATAATCAGGATTCTGATCCTACCAGGAGTGCAGCTTTACAGAGGTATCCATCTTTGTCAATGTACTATCCTGATACCGACTCCGACACCTCTTCTGACGGAGATTTTTCGTTGAACGGAGTATGGGATTCGCCGGAGAGCGTTTGCTTTAGATGGGAAGAGGAAGATAGAGCAGGCTTGTTGATAGAGATAGCTCTTGAGAGCAATAGCAATGACAAGAAACTTTCGGGTTTGGGTTCGGGTTTTCAGGTTGAAGAAGACAATTTAATAGAGATTGATTTATCTCCGCACAAAAACGAAGCGTTTTATAGTGAGATGAAATTAGACGAGGAAAAAATGCTTATGTTGATTAATTAA
- the LOC110603841 gene encoding protein TRANSPORT INHIBITOR RESPONSE 1, translating to MDPNSKRKRESHESLSESTRSSPFPDEVLERVLGLLKSNKDRSSVSLVCKDWYNAESWSRTHVFIGNCYSVSPEIVARRFPKIRSVTLKGKPRFSDFNLVPRNWGADIQSWLVVFASKYPFLEELRLKRMSVTDESLEFLALNFPNFKALSLLSCDGFSTDGIAAIATHCKNLTELDIQENDIDDKNGNWLSCFPENFSSLEVLSFANLNSEVNFDALERLVSRCKSLRVLKVNKTVSLEQLQRLLVCTPQLTELGTGSFSQELTARHYTELENTFNHCKKLDTLSGLWEAMAPYLPTLYPACTSLTFLNLSYAILQSLELANLLHHCPQLRRLWVLDTVEDKGLEAVGSNCPLLEELRVFPADPFDEDIIHGVTEAGFVAVSYGCRRLHYVLYFCRQMTNAAVATIVQNCPNFTHFRLCIMNPGQPDYITNEPMDEAFGAVVKTCSKLQRLSVSGLLTDLTFAYIGRYAKNLETLSVAFAGSSDWGMQCVLGGCPKLRKLEIRDCPFGNAALLSGLEKYESMRSLWMSSCNVTMNGCRLLAREMPRLNVEVMKEEGSDDSQADKVYVYRSVAGPRRDAPPSVLTL from the exons ATGGATCCAAATTCGAAGAGGAAGAGGGAGTCGCACGAATCGCTATCCGAGTCAACTCGTTCATCTCCATTTCCTGATGAGGTACTGGAGCGGGTTCTGGGTCTTTTGAAATCTAACAAGGACCGGAGTTCAGTTTCTCTTGTATGCAAGGATTGGTACAACGCGGAGAGCTGGTCGCGCACTCATGTTTTTATCGGAAACTGTTATTCCGTTTCTCCTGAGATCGTTGCCCGTCGGTTCCCCAAAATCCGGAGCGTTACTCTCAAAGGGAAGCCCAGATTCTCGGATTTCAATTTGGTCCCTAGGAATTGGGGTGCTGATATCCAGTCTTGGCTTGTCGTTTTTGCCTCCAAATACCCATTTCTAGAGGAGCTTAGGCTTAAAAGAATGTCTGTCACTGACGAGAGTTTGGAGTTTTTGGCTCTCAACTTCCCCAACTTTAAAGCTCTATCGCTTCTGAGCTGTGATGGATTCAGTACCGATGGCATAGCAGCCATTGCTACTCATTGCAA GAATTTGACTGAGCTTGACATACAGGAGAATGACATTGATGATAAGAATGGGAATTGGTTGAGCTGCTTTCCTGAAAACTTTTCATCATTGGAAGTACTTAGTTTTGCCAACCTGAATAGTGAAGTCAATTTTGATGCACTTGAGAGACTAGTAAGTAGGTGCAAATCATTAAGGGTTCTGAAGGTCAACAAAACTGTTTCCTTGGAACAGCTGCAAAGGCTTCTTGTTTGCACCCCACAATTAACAGAGCTCGGTACTGGCTCTTTTTCCCAAGAGCTCACTGCCCGCCACTACACTGAGCTTGAAAAtacattcaaccattgcaagaAACTTGATACCCTTTCTGGTTTATGGGAAGCAATGGCACCATATTTACCAACTCTCTACCCTGCTTGTACCAGCTTGACTTTCTTAAATTTGAGTTATGCTATTTTGCAAAGTCTTGAACTTGCTAATCTTCTTCATCACTGCCCACAGCTTCGTCGCCTCTGG GTCCTGGACACTGTAGAGGACAAAGGTCTGGAGGCTGTTGGATCAAACTGTCCTTTGCTGGAGGAACTCCGAGTCTTCCCTGCTGATCCCTTTGATGAAGATATTATCCATGGGGTGACTGAAGCAGGGTTTGTTGCTGTGTCTTATGGTTGTCGGAGACTTCATTATGTTCTCTATTTTTGCCGGCAGATGACTAATGCTGCAGTAGCAACAATTGTGCAAAACTGCCCAAATTTCACCCACTTCCGTCTCTGCATCATGAATCCAGGTCAACCAGATTACATTACAAATGAACCCATGGATGAGGCTTTCGGTGCAGTTGTGAAGACTTGCTCTAAACTTCAGAGACTTTCAGTCTCAGGTCTCTTGACTGACCTGACATTTGCGTATATTGGGAGGTATGCCAAAAATTTGGAAACTCTCTCAGTAGCTTTTGCAGGCAGCAGTGACTGGGGGATGCAATGTGTGCTGGGAGGTTGTCCAAAATTGAGGAAACTTGAGATAAGGGATTGTCCATTTGGAAATGCAGCACTTCTATCAGGTTTGGAAAAATATGAATCTATGAGGTCACTTTGGATGTCATCCTGCAATGTGACGATGAATGGCTGTCGGCTATTGGCAAGGGAGATGCCGAGATTGAATGTGGAGGTGATGAAAGAGGAGGGGAGTGATGACAGTCAGGCTGATAAAGTTTATGTTTACCGTTCTGTTGCAGGGCCAAGAAGGGATGCCCCTCCTTCTGTCCTCACTCTTTGA
- the LOC110602875 gene encoding vacuolar protein 8: MGQDNPREEQSSSASSSTSSLRQAIEVVTSLISFSYGIRAFAVKWQMLRNKLEELHASLIAIENCDSTQNPILSGLVSAIILAANNCHDLARRCMDLSYSGKLLMQSDLDVMSAKFDRLVKNLSEICTAGVLTQGFAIVVSKPVLNACKEDMRFYVRDLLTRMKVGDTEMKRQALGNLHEVVVEDERYFRVIVEVGDIVHVLVNLLDSPEIEIQEEAAKVVSVISGFDSCKAVLIGSGVIGPLVRVLESGSELGKEAAARSLQKLTQNSDNAWSVSAHGGVTALLKICSNGDSRGELIGPACGILRNLVGVEEIKRFMIEEGAVSSFIKLARTRDEAVQISSIEFLQNIAAGDESVRQLVVKDGGIRALVHLLDPKISSTYKSREVALRAIENLCFSSPTCISILTSYGFIDRLLFFLRNGDVSVQELALKVACRLSGTSEEAKKAMGDAGFMSEFVRFLDAKSFEVREMASEALTSMVSVPRNRKRFVQDDGNISILLQLLDHEEANSGNKKFLISILISLTSSNSGRRKIVNSGYLKNIEKLAEAEVADAKRLVRKLSTNRFRSLLSGLWHS, encoded by the coding sequence ATGGGACAGGATAATCCAAGAGAAGAACAGAGCTCCTCTGCATCTTCATCAACGTCCAGTCTCAGACAAGCTATTGAGGTTGTAACTTCTTTAATCTCCTTCTCATATGGAATAAGAGCTTTTGCTGTAAAATGGCAAATGCTAAGGAACAAGCTAGAAGAGCTACACGCAAGCTTAATCGCCATCGAGAATTGCGATTCTACACAAAACCCAATTCTTTCAGGCCTCGTTTCTGCCATAATACTCGCCGCAAACAACTGTCACGATCTTGCTCGAAGATGTATGGATCTTTCATACAGTGGCAAGCTCTTGATGCAGAGTGATTTGGATGTAATGTCTGCAAAATTTGATCGCCTTGTGAAGAATCTGTCTGAGATTTGTACTGCAGGTGTTTTAACACAGGGTTTTGCTATTGTTGTCTCTAAGCCTGTACTCAACGCTTGCAAAGAAGATATGAGGTTTTATGTGAGGGATCTGTTGACGAGAATGAAGGTTGGTGACACAGAAATGAAGAGGCAAGCTTTGGGAAATTTACATGAAGTTGTTGTGGAAGATGAGAGATATTTCAGGGTAATTGTTGAAGTTGGTGACATTGTGCATGTATTGGTTAATCTTCTTGACTCACCTGAAATTGAAATTCAAGAAGAAGCTGCCAAGGTGGTTTCAGTGATTTCTGGGTTTGATTCTTGCAAGGCTGTATTGATTGGATCTGGGGTTATAGGACCTTTGGTTCGAGTCTTGGAAAGTGGCAGTGAATTGGGCAAAGAGGCTGCCGCTAGAAGTTTGCAGAAATTGACCCAGAATTCTGATAATGCTTGGTCAGTTTCAGCTCATGGTGGTGTCACAGCTCTCTTAAAAATATGCTCTAATGGTGATTCTAGAGGAGAACTCATTGGTCCAGCTTGTGGGATACTGAGAAACCTTGTTGGTGTTGAAGAAATAAAGAGATTTATGATAGAAGAAGGTGCTGTTTCTAGCTTTATCAAGCTTGCAAGAACAAGAGATGAAGCCGTGCAGATAAGCTCAATAGAATTTCTCCAGAATATTGCTGCTGGAGATGAATCTGTTAGACAATTAGTAGTTAAAGATGGTGGAATTCGAGCATTGGTACACCTTCTCGATCCAAAAATTTCATCAACTTACAAATCCCGAGAGGTAGCATTAAGGGCAATTGAGAATCTATGCTTTTCTTCGCCAACCTGTATTAGCATATTGACAAGCTATGGATTTATAGATCGGCTGCTGTTCTTTCTTAGAAATGGTGATGTTTCAGTTCAGGAATTGGCATTGAAAGTGGCCTGCAGGCTATCAGGAACATCAGAAGAGGCTAAAAAAGCAATGGGAGATGCTGGTTTTATGTCTGAGTTTGTTAGATTTCTTGATGCAAAATCATTTGAAGTTAGAGAAATGGCATCTGAGGCGCTCACTAGCATGGTTTCAGTGCCTAGAAATCGAAAGAGATTCGTGCAGGATGATGGAAACATTAGCATTCTTCTTCAATTGCTTGATCATGAAGAAGCAAATTCAGGTAATAAAAAGTTCTTGATATCTATATTAATATCATTGACAAGTAGCAACAGTGGAAGAAGAAAAATTGTGAATTCTGGTTATTTGAAGAACATTGAGAAACTTGCAGAAGCTGAAGTCGCAGATGCTAAAAGACTTGTCAGGAAACTCTCTACAAATAGATTCCGTAGTCTGTTGAGTGGATTATGGCATTCTTGA